AGTCGTGGGGAGGTGGTTTGCAGTGCTGTCTGCCACCAGTCGTGGGGGTGTGGTTTGCAATATTGTCTGCCCCTGGAGACGGGTCATGTGGCTAACAGTCTGCCTGTCACCTGTGCCCAGGTCTCCTGGGAGAGCAGTTTCTTACTTGGGTTCATTCTGGTCCGAGGGCCGCTGCTCCCCCATAACCCTCCCTGggccctgcctctctcctctcctcatcTCTCCTCTTGGTTCTGGTTGTGCCAGCTTGCAGGAACACAGACTGTTTTctcaaagtgattttaaaaacttaagaatCAATGAAACAAGACTGCAGCTCTACCACTACCCTCCTCTCAAACCCTGTGTGtttgtaaatgtgtatatatatatgtaatatgcacatgtttatatatacatatatatgtaacatttgcatttgtaaaatatatacaagGTTTGTCATAGGTAAGGAAAAATCCTGAGAGAGTCACAAATATTTAGAATCAAATCTCAGCAAGAACTCCTTATCAAAAGTTGTAAAGTGTAGCTAAAATGGTAGGTGGAATTTTGAAGTCCAAAATGcacatattagaaaagaagaattaaagttaATGATCTATGTGTCTCTCTCAAGAAATAAGAACGTGACACTAAActcaaataaatcagaaagatggATGGGAGAGGGTATTGAGAGCTATAAGAGTGGGCATTGTATCAGGCTATTTCATTACAAAGAAAAGCTCTGATAAAATATGGCAAGATGTTAATGTCTATGTAATATGATTCTGAGGGTTTCTGTTTGCTGGACATACATTATTCAAAGTTAATTTGTAAAAAGTAAAAGCTAGTAAAacattaacttttattattttttttaaaaaaacctgtaCCTCCAGTTTGAAACCTGTGTTTTATCAGCTTTCTGGGGGGCTCCCCGAGCCCAGCTTCTGGCTCGGACCATGCCTTCCTGGGGAAGACCCTCCTGCAGCCTGCTGGGAGGGGGGCTCTTTGACTCTTGGTGACAACCCAGGTCGCCCAGCTCAGATTAACACTCACAGAGCAGCCCAGTGTGCCCAATGTACCGCTGACATCAGCTCTTtctgcagaatacatcatgaacaTTTAGAAACTTGATTTTTGTTCAGACAAGCAAGGGGATGACAGCTGTTGCATCATGAGTGATGTGACTCTGTCAGAGTCAGCTTTTCTGGCTTCTGGCTGACTCTAACTGGAGTCTCCCCAGAGCTGGCAGGGCAGGTGCCAGGCAGCAGCAAAGATAACTGCTTATCAGCATTGGTCACGCTTCCTGGACACCCTGCAAGCGACAGGGGACACGGGGACACCCGGAGCGCGGGCCACAGGGGCTGTGCTATCGTCCCCAGCCCCAACTCCCAGCTTCGGCGTCCCCCACCCAGGGGCACCGCCAGCCTCAGAGTCAAGTCCTGGGGACACAGCCCGCCCCTGAGGAAGGGGCAGTGGCTGGTTTATGAAGAGACCTCGCGGCCCGCaggcaaagtctaaaatattggCTGTTTGGGCTTTTACAGAAAAAGCACGCTGACCCCTGCTCCGAACAGGCACGTTGTTCTCTTCGGCCGACTTGCAAATGTCgttataaatgtaaaattacaaAATGCACTGAGAATAAGACACGACTTTGGGAGGTTTTTTCCTCCCACTGGGAATCCTCATCAGATTTCATCCTAAACAGTAACCAGCAAGGAGTCTGTTGCCAATAACCCTTGAAAACCAAACTCGCAGGGAGCAGTTCCGGGCATTAGCAGCAAGGTGAAAACAGTTCTGCGGGGGAGGCCCGGGAAAGAGCCTGTCAGGTTGCTAGGATGggggcattttttaaaacttaaaacaatTCTGTGAACATTTGTTTTTTGAAACagatctgtccataggatttcccaggcaagaatgctggagtcggtggccatttcctcctccaggggatcttcccgacccagggagcaaacccgtctcctgcattctttaccatctgagccaccagggaagccccggtttTGAGACAAACGATCATGAAAGCAGCCCGTCCGCGAGTTGCCAGAACGGGCTTTAGAGGCACAGCATTGTGCTCAACAGCCTACATGGGTTTCTTGACACAGCTGGGAGGATGCTGCTCCTTtctgccatattttaaaaattgcaacgTTTACACTTTCTAAAGAAAACTACGAACATCCAGGGCCACAGTCTTCTTTTGGCCGGCGGCACTACCCGAGTCCTGAGCACCCACTGGCCTCCCCAGCTCACGGACAGAAACCCAGACGGACCTGCCTGGACGCTCCCAGCCCCCAACAGAGCGTCTCCTCACGCCACACGATGCAAAGACCCTCACCCGCTCCCCCGTCTCTCTGCAGGATCTTCCCCGAGTCCCTGCGGTGGCTCATGGCCACCCACCAGTTTGAGTTGGCAAAGAAGCTGATCCTGCACTTCACGCAGAAGAACCGCATGAGTCCTGAGAGTGACATCAAAGGCGTGATGCCCGGTAAGCATGTCTTCCCTTCAGCCCCGAGGCCCCACCAGGCGTGGGGGACCCGCCAGCCACCCCTCCAGGACAGGGAGTCACCCCACAACACGCCCTGCATGGGCCCCACTCTGCCAGGCAGTGGCCCACCCAGCGGTCTCACTTCCTGTGATGGTCAGTCCCCAGCTCGACGAGGAACGTGATCGGGTCCAAGTCTGGAGGGAGGCGTGACCTTCCGTGCCCCTGCTCCTCCGGGGAAACGCGAGGCTTAGCCGGCGCCTGGCACTCAGccttgcctgcctgcctgcagggTGAGGTGCCAGCAGACGCTGGCCTAGGGGTGGCCCTGGTCCCCGAGCCATCTCTCCCAAGCAGGACCTTCAGGCAGCTACCCCGTTGCCTGTATCTGTTAGGACCTATTGACTGGGCGTCGGAAGAAGCAGCAAAGTTCAGATCCGTAGAATTTATCAGGAATGTCAGCACAAGCTGGACCAGACGTGTGGCGTCACCAGGAGGTGTTGGAGCCCAGACTCCTGGGCCCCTCCCGGCAGGCAGCCCGAGCTCTGGTCCAGTAGATCTCGGAACGAACCCTGAACGCTGTGTGTTCAGCAAGCCCTAGAAGTGAGCGGCGCGTGTTGAGTCTTTCCGCGGCAGCTCTGTACAGCGTGCTGTGGCTGTGCCTGTTCGCAGGTGAGGGGGCCGAGGCACAGGGAGGTTGAGCGTCTTGCCaggggtcacacagctagtgagcagTAGCCCTGGGACGTGGGCCCTGCAAGCCCAGCGGCAGCGGCAGCGGCTTGGGTGCTGCCGCAGGAGAGGGGGGTGGACGCAGGCCCGGCGGGTTGGCCGGGCGGAGGGCCGCGTCTGCTCCTTGCAGACAGGCCAGCCCTCATCCCGTCTTGCCCAAGCCCAGCCATTAGCACGTCAGCGCTCTTAAGTCAAAGTGCCTTGTTTCCGGCGTTTCCCCACTTAAGTCGCCTCCTCTGCCACTTCCGGGTTAGAACCCGTCTGGGAGGAGCTTGTTGTCTGCATCCTCATTGCACGGATTCATTTCCCTCCTGTTTTTGGAAGGCGGTGCTCAGTCTTTTCCCGCTTCCCTGCCCGGGGGTTGGGTGGTGCTGGGTTCAGCCCAGGGCCCCGGGGCACGCGGTTGTCCCcgcccctgggtctccctccgCGGCAGCACCTGGGCAAAGCTGGGGGACAGCGGCTGTCCGAGCTCCAGACCCGCGCCCTGCACTGCCTGGGTGGACTCTCCTCCCCGGCATCTAATCCAGGCCCCTCCCGGCTTCTCTCCAGCCCTGACTCCACCCCCGCCACGCGGGGCTGAGCCGCTCTTTGTGCGTTTGACCCCACTCAGAACCTGTTCTGTCAATCAGATCGTCCCCCTCTACCTCTGGGGAAGGGGCCCcaagaggctggggctggggcagggctccccacccccagccttcccTCCTTGGCAGGAGCCCCCTGGCCTCCTCCGCGTGAGCCAGGTCGGGGCAGGCCTATCCCCCTGCAGCAGGCCCTCTCTGGGCAGCCTGACGCTGAGGGGAGCATCCTGGCCCAGGTCGTTCGGGTGAGGCTCTGAGGTTCGAGGGTCCCCACATCAGGCCAGGGGGCTTTGCCTGAGCCCTGCTCAGTAACAGAGCGTAGACCTGGCCCCGCGTGGCTCGCTCTGTCTTGTCCGTCTGTCCTGGACCCCGGGTGAGGAGCAGGTCCCCGTGTCAGGCCCCCTCCTTGCCCCCAGCGACCCGCCTCTGACCCTCTGCATAAGCTTCCTGCTCCTGTGGGGTCCTCGGGCTGGCTGGAGCCTCGCGGGCCGAGAGGTCACCTCAAGGGTCAGCCTCAGGGGTCAGCGGGGGTCCCCCAGGcccaggaaggagtccttgcgcTGGCTGGGGAGAAGCCGGGATGGTCTGGGTCAGCCGAGCCTGGGGCCAGGGAGGCGGCTGCACCCGGGGGCCAGGCAGCCCCGCGACTTCTGTCTGGTCGTTAATCCGTCCCTTCATCAGACGGGAAGCCTCAGCCTGAGGGTGAGAGCTGGGGTTCCGTCAGGCCCCTCGCCCCCCCAGGTGAGGACAGCTGTCACCTGTCCGGCCAGGGCCGGCTCCCCGGTGGCCCATCGCGGGGAGCAGGGCAGAGAGGGGGCGCGGGTGGAGCAGGGGAGGCCTGGAGCCCCAGAGGCCCGACTTAGCCTTCGTCTTGGAATCTCAAGTCTGGCTCCAAGAGGTTGGAAGAGgcacggggagaggggaggcgTCTCCCCATCAACTCGTGGGTGCTCAGAGCCTGTTCTCCGTGCCCCTTGTCCCTCCTGTTCCCCCATGTGAGGACCTCAGGGAACCCCGAGATTTCTGGAGAGACCAAAAGGCCTCTGGTGTCCATCCCGAGGGCCTCCCCGCTGGGTTTCCTCCCAGAACAGACCTGGGAAGTTCTGCGTTGTTTTTGACAGGCCAGGGACACGCAAGACACCAGCGGCCCCGACGGGTCAATGGGATTCCACCCAGAATAACGCAGCTACCTCTGCAGACTACAGTCTACTTGGGCTCCAGAGTTTaatgcttaaaaaagaaaaaaaaaaaactcaggtcATAATTACAATTGCTACAGCTTCTTAACAACCTCTATTTCATATACCAGAAAGTATCAGGAATTCAGTTTGGGCCAcagtacaaaaaaaattttaatctataCAGCTGTCCTGATGGACGTCTAGTTTTTCTTCTTGGAAGGTTTCCACGGTGAGCGAGTGTGGAACCTGTGATAGCAGGTTCGTGAGCAGTTTTACAACAGCGAGGATACTCGTGTCGTTGGATCGGCGTTATGTGTTCAGAGCACATTTCCATGCTCTTTAAAAGTCTTCTAGTGTTGTGACTGTGGGGAAAGTGTGTCTGTAACCCCCATGAGCCTGTTTCTGCAGAGGGGACGATAAAGGTCAGGAGGACCTGTGGATGGACGGCTGGATGCCCAGCTGTCCCCGCTGGGGCACAGGCCGCCAGGCCTGGGCTTGAACAGTGAGAAGGAAGAAGGTTCTGGAGACTCAGGGGGCTGATCCCTCAGATGTAGGCGCAGTCCCCCTTCTCCCTTCCGGGCCCCAGTTGGTGGTGCTGATccggacttttttcttttttggctgcactgggtctccgtGCAGTGTGGGGCTTTCAGCAGCTGTGGGACGCCAGCTTCATTGCCCCGTAGCCTGTGGGCTGttggttcctcaaccagggatcgaacccacgtcccctgcattggaaggcatattcctaaccactgggtcaccagggaagtccccatttttaaaagagaaaacctCCTCAGCCCTTGTGGTTAAGCAGCCTGTTTTTCCCCCCAGCTGTCACTAGTGAGGTGGTGACCCTCTCCCGTGGGAtggcagggagggggcagggcgcCCCGGGGTCGGAGTGGGCCTAGGATGTTTGGGAGGGGCACACACCCCTAGACCCCATCTCCCAAGAGAGCTACCACTCCCAGGCCCCTCCAGAGGCGACCCCGCTTCCCCCAGGCCTTTGCACCCACCGCGGGCTTTATTTTTAGTGCACTTGTTTAGGATTCATCTCAAGTTTATGGTAAAGCTGCAGAGACAGAATTCTGAAACCTCCCCATCAGTCTCCCGGTTGTAACGTCCCAGGTCCCCTGACTGTGTCACGGCTGGGAAACTGCACGGCTGTTCTGCGGGCAGCCCAGCTGCAGCCCGGACCCGACATCCTCACCGAGGGCTGCCCAGGACCCCACCAGGGCTGCCCACTCCTCAGGCCCCCAGCCGCCTCTGGTCGGCGCACTTTCAGTCTTTACTCACTTCCCCAGCTTCAGCAGTCCTGCTTGCTTaagtctccttttccttttctggcCCCTGAAAAGGGTGTCGTTGtggctgttcagtcgctcagtcgagtcagactctgcgaccccatggacgcacaccaggcttccctgtccatcaccaactcccagagcttgctcaaactcaagtccatcgtgtcggtgatgccatccaaccatctcatcctgtcgtccccttctcccgccttccatctttcccaacatcagggtcttttccaatgagtcaggtcttcacatcaggtagccaagtattggagtttcagcttcaacatcagtccttcaaatgaatattcaggactgatttcctttaggatggactggttggatctcctggtcCATTTGGCCACTTCTCTTTCTAAGATGCAGGCACTGTACCTGCCCAGTTTGTTGTGCCCACAGGGGTGGTCTGGGGACGAGGGCAGCGCGTGTGTCTCCCAGTCCTTAAGCAGAGGGAGATGCAGACCAGTCAGACTCCGCAAGGAGGAGAACCCCTGCCCGAGCCTAACCAGGGCCTCAGCGCCCGCCAGCAGCGCCTGCAGACAGAGCCCACTCGGATGACTGCTTCGTGCATCCTGCTGTCTCTGGAAAAGGCCCGGTTCCCTGCAGCCCCTGAGGCACCTGCAAAGCCAGTGTTCTGCCCCGAGAGCCAGGCCCTCCCCCGCCTTAGCGGAAACCGCTCTCCTCCTGACGACGCAGTTGACGCCTGTTCTGTCGGTGGGGCCCCCTGCCGGCCAGCCGGACAGTGTGACTCACGAGCCCTTCCCCGCAGAGCTGGAGAAGGAGCTGTCCCGGAGGCCCAGGAAGGTCTGCATCGTGAAGGTGGTGGGGACCCGGAACCTGTGGAAGAACATCGTGGTGCTGTGTGTGAACTCGTGAGTGCGGgggccggcggcggcgggcggggcgcCCAGGAGTGGCGCGGGGCCGGTGAGCCGAGGAGCTGCTGGAGCGTCTGGAGGGAACCTTGCTGGCGGACACGGACCCCCAGCCTCGGGAAAACGGGGCGCACCGGGAGCACCCCCGCGCGGCGGCCCCGCCCCCAGGACCCCGGGGCCCACGCGCTGTGTGCCCGCAGGCTGACTGGCTTCGGGATCCACCACTGCTTCGCCCGCAGCATGATGGGCCACGAGGTGAAGGTGCCGCTGCTCGAGGACTTCTACGCCGACTACTATGCGGCGGCCGGCATCGCGCTGGCGTCCTGCCTGGCCATGTGCCTGGCGGTGCGTGTCCTGGGCCGCCGGGGCGGCCTGCTGCTGTTCATGATCCTCACCGCCCTAGCCTCGCTCCTGCAGCTCGGGCTGCTCAACCGTGAGTgggccgggccgggggcgggcGGCCTGCGGGACCAGggacatgggggtggggtggggcgatACCCAGGGGCCCCGCTGTCCTCCCAGAACCCCTGCACTGAGAGGCTGCAGGATGAGCTTCCCTTAGAAAGCGTGGCCACTGCCCCTAGGGTGTGGGGTCTCCCCTCCTGCCCCTAGGGTGTGGGATCTCTTCTCCCGCCCTGACCCCAGCCCTCCCAGGCACCGAGGCCTCTGCAGTCCTGGCAGCCATGACCCCCTGGTGGCCACATGACCCCTTTGTGATCCATCATCAcctgagaaggaagaaaggacttTTCTCTCGTGTGACATCAAGGGAAAGATAAACACTCAGTGACACCCTTCCCCTGGGACACTGCTTTTCACTACGTGTTCCCGAGTTTATTAGCTGCTCTTGGGGCCAGAGAACTTCTCAGTAAAcgttaaaaatcatttaaagaaaAGCTAGACCAACTGTGTAGCTCGTTCGGCTCTAAGAGTCAAGCCCAGTGCGGTTCTGGTGAACTGAAGCTGCTCCCACGCCGGGACGAGGCTCAGAGCGTCTGATCACCCAAAGCGAGGCGGGAGCCGGGCACCCGAGCCCCCTCTACCCAGGACCGTCCCCACGACGGCCTCGGGCACTGCGGCAACCAGATGCCTCTGatggctgccccctccctcccgagGTGTCGGGAGTTAGGCCAGAGCTGCTAAGAAAGCCAAACGCCTCCTAGTATCCCAGGTCTGTGTGACGTCCAGGTGGGGAGCGCGTGTCCAGAacaaagggaagagaaggaaaagactgagGACTTCCTCAGCCTTGTTGTGCAAACTGGATTCTAGAACAGCCAGTGTTGGACTGTTTTCCGACTTGGGCAAGTTTGCATGCGTTCAGCATCTTGCCGGGAGACTGGTCTTACGAGCTGTGGCCACATGGGGCCCGTCCCCTGCTGGGGCCTCCCGAGTTGCCCTTGGGGGAGTCTTCCTCGGTGCCCCTGGGTTGGGGGGACGTGCAGGCAAGCGGCAGCCCAGGCTCACAGCCGCCACCTTGGTCCTTGAGCTGGGGTGCCCAGGGGACCAGGCTTCATGGGCACATGATGCCGTCTGGTCTAACCTGAGCCTGGTGCCCCAGCACAGGCTGCAGGGACCTGAGTGGCACTGGACACAGTGAAAGTCACCCTTTGGCTTGAGGGGGTGCGGGGTGCTGTGCCTGGACCCCTCCTCTCAGAGCTGCACCCCCCTCAGGCTCCAGAGCCAGAGGGGCCCCAGACCTCCCTTCTGAACAGGAGGCGCTCCATTTGGTGAGAGGCGTTCCATTTGGTGAGAGGCGCTCCATTTGGTGAAACGCCCACCCGGAGGCCCTGGGCTCTCCCCCTCTCTGGCCGCTGGCAGTGTCAACCGTGCTGCCCGTGTGGGCCTGGCAGGCGGGCAGAGAGGCTGCCCCGCTGCCCCTGGACACACGAGATCGTAACAGCCGCCCTGAcctgctctctttctcttctctctgcccaCCTTCATCCCCCTCCACTGCGGTTCCACCGCCCAGTGATCGGGAAATACAGCCAGCATCCAGACTCAGGTGAGCCCCGGGGCGTGCGGTGACGCTGTCTTTTTATTGCACCGGAAGGGCGTTTTCAGAGCGACTCACAGACCTGTggtttccctttcctctctctccccacccctttcGCCCCAAGAGTTGCAGCTGAAGTTGGCCGTAGGTTGGACACCACACGCATCCACTTGTCCTCTGTCCCTCCCGCCTCTAGAAAGCCTGGCTTGCCCCCCTCCCGTTTGCGTCCGGCTTGCAGGCTGCCCTCGCCCCTTCCCCTGGCAGCAGCCGGCAGCGTGGCCCGGCCCAGCCACGCCTGCTGGGATGCAGGGCCTCGGGGACGCGGCCCCGGAGCGTTGGAGGTCTGGCTGACCGCCGCCAGGGGAAGCCGCCCACCCCGCATGTGAACCCCCAAAGCCCGCCGCCCTGGCCACGGGGACTGCTGGACCGCTGCCCCTGCACGCAACACGGCTGTGCGCACGCACGAGCCATGGCTGCGCGTGACACGGCTGCGCGCACGCACGAGCCCGGCCTACAGAGCCGAGCCCCCGGGGCTCCCGACCAGCCTCGCAGGGAACGGGCCGCACCCCGCTTCCGACCCTCAGCAGCTTGCCTGCCGCCCCGCGCCTGCCCCCGCCTAGGTGTGAGGTCAGACCCCGAGCCACGGCCAAGATGCCTGACTCGGTCCGGCACGTTCCCTCCAGGCCCCCATTCCTCTCTCGGGGTTATCTGAGTTTTTGTTCCGCTAAATCAAGCTCGGGGCTCCTGTCCCTCGTCTTGGTCAGGCCTGAGGCCAGGGAGCCCCCCAGTCTCCGTCCCTGCCGGTCGCTCCCGTCCTCAGCTTCCGGCAAAGCCAGCCTGGGCCCCGCGTTCCAGTCCCCCGGGGCCTCGGGGGAACCTGCCAGGAGGGCTCTGACCTCCCCCGCCTGGACTCGCTCGTCTCAGGTTCTGCGCCTCACCccgggcagaggggaggaggggagagcgcCGTcaggccccctccccccgccccctgccccgcgCCCTCCAGCCCCTCACCGCCCCGGTTCTCCCCCAGGAATGAGCGACAGCGTCAAGGACAAGTTCTCCATCACCTTCTCCATCGTGGGCATGTTCGCCTCCCACGCGGTGGGGAGCCTCAGCGTGTTCTTCTGTGCAGAGATCACCCCCACGGTCATCAGGTACCTGCGGGCCGTCCACGGGCGgacggaggtcttcca
This genomic stretch from Dama dama isolate Ldn47 chromosome 7, ASM3311817v1, whole genome shotgun sequence harbors:
- the SLC22A23 gene encoding solute carrier family 22 member 23 isoform X3, whose product is MITMVASFVTTAGQFLMPGLAALCRDWQVLQALIICPFLLMLLYWSIFPESLRWLMATHQFELAKKLILHFTQKNRMSPESDIKGVMPELEKELSRRPRKVCIVKVVGTRNLWKNIVVLCVNSLTGFGIHHCFARSMMGHEVKVPLLEDFYADYYAAAGIALASCLAMCLAVRVLGRRGGLLLFMILTALASLLQLGLLNLIGKYSQHPDSGMSDSVKDKFSITFSIVGMFASHAVGSLSVFFCAEITPTVIRCGGLGLVLASAGFGMLTAPIIELHNQKGYFLHHVIFACCTLICIICLLLLPESRGQSLPESIPDGEHYTRQPLLPPRRGEQPLLPTHAELKDYSGLHDAAAAGDGLPDGATANGGRPM